In Hamadaea flava, a genomic segment contains:
- a CDS encoding type III PLP-dependent enzyme — MSLPDQVLSALASTERPVCAYIYDTGVARDRVAAVRAALPPGATLYYAVKANGHPALVGAYADTADGLEVASGGELALALDAGARRIAFGGPAKTPAELSAAHEAARTTDLTLHVESALELRRLGALGPLPSSARVALRVNRAVAGPAGSHAMTGTPTPFGIDETQLASVASLAASLGVPVCGFHLHAVSNSLDAPAYAAFAADAVAWSRRTAAELGIDLRYVNVGGGFGISYDDPGRSFDLTALDWSALDLPDGVELAFEPGRFLAAPAGWYAAEVLDLKRTHGRWFAVLRGGTHHFRLPAAWGYSHPFTVVRVDDWPHPWERPEISGVEVDVVGELCTPRDVLARRTPIDRLRVGDLLVFGQTGAYGWDISHHEFLRHPHPDVIVL; from the coding sequence ATGAGCCTGCCTGATCAGGTGCTGTCCGCGCTGGCTTCGACGGAGCGTCCGGTGTGCGCCTACATCTACGACACCGGGGTGGCCCGGGATCGGGTGGCGGCCGTCCGCGCCGCGCTGCCGCCCGGCGCGACGCTGTACTACGCGGTCAAGGCCAACGGGCATCCGGCCCTCGTCGGGGCGTACGCCGACACGGCCGACGGGCTGGAGGTCGCGTCCGGGGGCGAGCTGGCCCTCGCCCTCGACGCGGGCGCACGGCGGATCGCGTTCGGCGGGCCGGCCAAGACTCCGGCCGAACTGTCGGCGGCACACGAGGCCGCCCGGACGACCGACCTGACCCTGCACGTCGAGAGCGCCCTGGAGCTGCGGCGGCTGGGCGCCCTCGGCCCGCTCCCCTCGTCAGCCCGCGTCGCGCTGCGGGTCAACCGGGCGGTAGCCGGTCCGGCGGGCTCGCACGCCATGACGGGTACGCCCACGCCGTTCGGCATCGACGAGACGCAGCTGGCCTCGGTCGCTTCGCTGGCCGCTTCGTTGGGAGTGCCGGTGTGCGGGTTCCACCTGCACGCGGTGAGCAACTCCCTCGACGCCCCGGCGTACGCCGCGTTCGCCGCCGACGCGGTCGCCTGGTCCCGGCGTACGGCGGCGGAGCTGGGCATCGACCTGCGGTATGTGAACGTGGGCGGCGGTTTCGGCATCTCCTACGACGACCCCGGCCGCTCGTTCGACCTCACGGCCCTGGACTGGTCGGCGCTGGACCTGCCGGACGGCGTGGAACTGGCCTTCGAACCCGGGCGCTTCCTCGCCGCCCCCGCCGGTTGGTACGCCGCCGAGGTGCTGGACCTCAAACGCACCCACGGCCGGTGGTTCGCCGTGCTGCGCGGCGGCACCCATCACTTCCGGCTGCCCGCCGCCTGGGGCTACAGCCACCCGTTCACCGTCGTACGCGTCGACGACTGGCCCCATCCGTGGGAGCGCCCGGAGATCTCCGGCGTCGAAGTGGACGTCGTCGGCGAACTGTGCACCCCGCGTGACGTGCTCGCCCGGCGTACGCCCATCGACCGGTTGCGCGTCGGTGACCTGCTGGTCTTCGGCCAGACCGGGGCGTACGGATGGGACATCTCCCACCACGAGTTCCTCCGCCATCCACACCCGGATGTGATCGTCCTCTGA
- a CDS encoding substrate-binding and VWA domain-containing protein, with the protein MPNGRSAAVRSHRRSSPRRSGRTALFILVPLLVAVAAGGGVYGYQNFLADRCSGEVTATIVAAPSTATLLADLGKTWAATNPNVDGHCGKVTVTPADSNKVANALSGVWPSELGQQPDVWVPESSAWFRSAQTGDAEAILPDLQPSVARSPVVLAMPKAMAQALGWPTAKVDWTSVLDQAAVKGWNSYGKSWGKFKLGMTDPGQSTPGLLALSAIIDRDDDQDVSDAERQGLLKLKTVLEVKADDTNAIMDEFDSKGGQGGEGGLTYVSAFPALEQEVLAHNRAHPNSPLVAIYPKSNIEADNPYLVLDNAEWVQKPRQSVARAFLRYIRTDGRTAFQNAGYRDANRKPGPDFTQDNGVLSTLTALPRGVLLTDAVNDTINTWTALTRLTNALFVLDVSGSMGADVPGLGKSKLDLTKEAAKQAVDVFQGKGNAGLWSFSSNKSGSKSYVENVQLGPLDDEMDGGTRESKLKSAIDDLKPGGNTGMYEAVLAAYKAVQAKYVPDAANMVVLLTDGANDDQEKNLKLAQLLEQLKKGDPKRPVTIVSIALGPDANGKVLSQISSASAPGAPAPLVSKGSYDITPVMQKAIFGVR; encoded by the coding sequence ATGCCGAACGGTCGCTCCGCCGCCGTCCGGTCGCACCGCCGCAGCTCCCCTCGCCGCAGCGGCCGCACCGCGCTGTTCATCCTCGTGCCCCTCCTCGTGGCGGTCGCCGCCGGCGGAGGCGTCTACGGCTACCAGAACTTCCTGGCCGACCGCTGCTCCGGTGAGGTGACCGCGACGATCGTCGCGGCGCCGTCCACCGCGACGCTGCTCGCGGATCTGGGCAAGACCTGGGCGGCTACCAACCCCAACGTGGACGGCCACTGCGGCAAGGTCACCGTGACCCCGGCCGACTCCAACAAGGTCGCCAACGCCCTGTCCGGCGTGTGGCCGAGCGAGCTGGGCCAGCAGCCGGACGTCTGGGTGCCGGAGTCGAGCGCGTGGTTCCGCAGCGCCCAGACCGGCGACGCCGAGGCCATCCTGCCCGACCTCCAGCCGAGCGTCGCCCGGTCGCCGGTCGTGCTGGCCATGCCGAAGGCGATGGCGCAGGCGCTGGGCTGGCCGACGGCCAAGGTCGACTGGACCTCCGTCCTCGACCAGGCGGCCGTCAAGGGCTGGAACTCCTACGGCAAGAGCTGGGGCAAGTTCAAGCTCGGCATGACCGACCCGGGCCAGTCGACGCCCGGTCTGCTCGCCCTGTCGGCGATCATCGACCGCGACGACGACCAGGACGTCTCCGACGCCGAGCGGCAGGGCCTGCTCAAGCTCAAGACGGTGCTCGAGGTCAAGGCCGACGACACCAACGCCATCATGGACGAGTTCGACTCGAAGGGCGGCCAGGGCGGCGAAGGCGGGCTGACCTACGTCTCGGCGTTCCCGGCCCTGGAGCAGGAGGTGCTGGCCCACAACCGGGCGCACCCCAACTCGCCGCTCGTCGCGATCTACCCGAAGAGCAACATCGAGGCCGACAACCCGTACCTCGTGCTGGACAACGCAGAGTGGGTGCAGAAGCCGCGGCAGTCTGTCGCACGGGCGTTCCTGCGCTACATCCGCACCGACGGCCGCACGGCCTTCCAGAACGCCGGCTACCGGGACGCCAACCGCAAGCCGGGCCCGGACTTCACCCAGGACAACGGTGTGCTGTCGACGCTGACCGCGCTACCGCGAGGCGTACTGCTGACCGACGCGGTCAACGACACCATCAACACCTGGACGGCGCTGACCCGGCTCACCAACGCCCTGTTCGTCCTCGACGTCTCCGGCTCCATGGGCGCCGACGTGCCCGGCCTCGGCAAGTCCAAACTGGACTTGACCAAGGAGGCGGCCAAGCAGGCGGTCGACGTCTTCCAGGGCAAGGGCAACGCCGGCTTGTGGTCGTTCTCGTCGAACAAGTCGGGCAGCAAGTCCTACGTCGAGAACGTCCAGCTCGGCCCGCTCGACGACGAGATGGACGGCGGCACCCGCGAGTCGAAGCTGAAGTCCGCCATCGACGATCTCAAGCCGGGCGGCAACACCGGCATGTACGAGGCGGTGCTGGCCGCGTACAAGGCGGTCCAGGCGAAGTACGTGCCCGACGCCGCCAACATGGTGGTGCTGCTGACCGACGGCGCGAACGACGACCAGGAGAAGAACCTCAAGCTGGCGCAGCTGCTCGAGCAGCTGAAGAAGGGCGACCCGAAGCGGCCGGTGACCATCGTGTCGATCGCGCTCGGCCCGGACGCCAACGGCAAGGTCCTCTCGCAGATCTCGTCGGCCTCCGCACCAGGAGCGCCCGCGCCCCTGGTGTCGAAGGGCTCCTACGACATCACGCCCGTCATGCAGAAGGCCATCTTCGGCGTCCGCTGA
- a CDS encoding chorismate-binding protein — MRGLTAAAGPPGVPARCRAHATPVARLEWRPGDPVAVGQTSADLVEFFLREHGLPVSDLGAAESGVDLRHGPGDVCGAALYVSAAAGATLAGASPGRPTPVPEVPEIAAIVYAHSEYSFTQSSDLGSQSAVGPARFALDPWVPSWSEADHAEAVAAVRDAIAVGDVYQVNVVGHSAAAYAGDPVPALARLAGLRGAHYGGLIGGEGWAVACASPETLVRVRAGIAQTRPIKGTAKATEEGRAQLLASAKERAEHIMIVDLERNDLAHVARIGSVRVEELFALKHWGDLWQAESTVTARLRPGVGLAELLRAVCPGGSVTGAPKLAALAQIARLEPVGRGASMGALGWVGRDGLDLGLTIRTVAATPTHLHLWAGGGITWGSDPAAEVAEAAAKAAPIKALLGAA; from the coding sequence ATGCGGGGGCTTACCGCGGCCGCCGGGCCGCCCGGCGTACCGGCTCGGTGCCGGGCGCACGCGACGCCGGTGGCCCGGCTGGAATGGCGGCCCGGCGATCCGGTCGCCGTCGGTCAGACCAGCGCTGACCTCGTCGAATTCTTCTTGCGTGAGCACGGTTTGCCGGTGAGTGATCTCGGTGCGGCGGAGTCTGGGGTCGATCTCCGGCACGGCCCCGGCGACGTCTGCGGCGCCGCCCTCTACGTCTCGGCGGCGGCCGGGGCGACCCTCGCAGGCGCGTCCCCCGGACGGCCGACACCGGTCCCCGAAGTGCCCGAAATAGCCGCCATCGTGTACGCGCATTCGGAATATTCCTTCACGCAGAGTAGTGATCTTGGCTCTCAGTCGGCCGTAGGGCCGGCTCGGTTCGCGCTCGACCCCTGGGTACCCAGCTGGTCCGAGGCCGATCATGCCGAAGCGGTGGCCGCCGTCCGGGACGCGATCGCCGTGGGCGACGTCTATCAGGTCAACGTCGTCGGGCACTCGGCGGCGGCGTACGCGGGCGATCCGGTGCCTGCGCTGGCGCGGCTGGCCGGGCTGCGGGGGGCGCACTACGGCGGGCTGATCGGTGGCGAAGGGTGGGCGGTCGCCTGCGCGTCCCCGGAGACGCTCGTGCGCGTACGCGCCGGAATTGCGCAGACACGCCCGATCAAGGGGACTGCCAAGGCGACCGAGGAGGGGCGGGCGCAGTTGCTCGCCTCGGCCAAGGAACGCGCCGAGCACATCATGATCGTGGATCTGGAGCGCAACGACCTCGCGCACGTGGCCCGGATCGGCAGCGTACGCGTCGAGGAGCTGTTCGCCCTGAAGCACTGGGGCGACCTGTGGCAGGCGGAGTCGACCGTAACCGCCCGGCTGCGGCCCGGGGTGGGCCTGGCGGAACTGCTCCGGGCGGTATGCCCCGGCGGCTCGGTCACCGGCGCGCCGAAGCTCGCCGCGCTGGCTCAGATCGCCCGGCTCGAACCGGTCGGCCGCGGGGCGAGCATGGGCGCGCTCGGCTGGGTCGGCCGGGACGGGCTGGATCTCGGGCTGACCATCCGGACGGTGGCCGCCACGCCGACCCACCTGCACCTGTGGGCCGGCGGGGGGATCACGTGGGGCAGCGACCCGGCCGCTGAGGTGGCCGAAGCGGCCGCGAAGGCCGCGCCGATCAAAGCACTCCTCGGCGCGGCCTGA
- a CDS encoding DUF5999 family protein, whose protein sequence is MCQHQPPCPSADAVDRDAARVVASFPEQGWSLLCNGVITFEDTGELLPDGRMIAPQRGPAVHALA, encoded by the coding sequence ATGTGCCAGCACCAACCGCCCTGCCCGAGCGCCGACGCCGTCGACCGTGACGCGGCCCGGGTCGTCGCCAGCTTTCCGGAGCAGGGCTGGAGCCTTCTCTGCAACGGCGTCATCACCTTCGAGGACACCGGCGAGCTGCTCCCGGACGGGAGAATGATCGCACCGCAGCGAGGCCCCGCAGTGCACGCGCTCGCGTGA
- the gcvP gene encoding aminomethyl-transferring glycine dehydrogenase produces the protein MTSPFSFSARHIGPTSDDARRMLESVGYSSLDELMDAAIPEAIRWHEQLSLPAAATEAEVLAELRDLASRNQVLTSMIGLGYYGTHTPGVIKRNVLENPAWYTAYTPYQPEISQGRLEALLNFQTVVTDLTGLETANASMLDEATAAAEAMTLARRSSKSKSNVYAVDGDTLPQSVDVIRTRAEPLGIEVRVVDIERELDFEYFGLHVQYPGASGAVRDHAALIQAAHAQGALVTVAADLLALVLLREPGAIGADIACGSAQRFGVPMGFGGPHAGYLAVRAGLERSLPGRLVGVSRDADGNRAYRLALQTREQHIRREKATSNICTAQVLLAVMASMYAVYHGPNGLRAIARHAHDSATLLAAGLRDGGVELATGRFFDTVTAVVPGRAAEVVTAAAENGVNLWAFDADRVGIACDETTTAADIAAVWAAFGVSGVDSVETGTFAFARTSDFLTHPVFRTHHSETAMLRYLRRLSDLDYALDRGMIPLGSCTMKLNATTEMEAVTWPEFANVHPFAPAAQTAGYAELIGSLEDWLAELTGYDAVSVQPNAGSQGELAGLLAIRAYHRSRGDLDRDVCLIPSSAHGTNAASAVMAGMRVVVVACDENGNVDLVDLDRKLAEHAERLAAIMVTYPSTHGVYETSIAELCAKVHDAGGQVYVDGANLNALVGFAKPGKFGADVSHLNLHKTFCIPHGGGGPGVGPVAVRSHLAAYLPGRGEEAVKAISAAPHGSAGILPIPWAYVRMMGPDGLASATAHAVLAANYVAAKLRDHYPVLYTGNKGLVAHECILDLRPLTKATGVSVDDVAKRLIDYGFHAPTMSFPVAGTLMVEPTESEDLGELDRFVDAMVAIRREIDAVAEGAWPKDDNPLVNAPHTAAMVSGDEWTHAYPRSVAAYPGGMDPVGKYWAPVRRIDGAYGDRNLVCSCPPPEAFA, from the coding sequence ATGACGAGCCCATTCTCGTTCTCCGCGCGGCACATCGGCCCCACCTCCGACGACGCCCGCCGCATGCTGGAGTCGGTCGGCTACAGCAGCCTCGACGAGCTGATGGACGCGGCCATTCCGGAGGCCATCCGGTGGCACGAGCAGCTGAGCCTCCCGGCCGCCGCCACCGAGGCGGAGGTCCTGGCGGAGCTTCGCGACCTGGCGTCGCGCAACCAGGTGCTGACCTCGATGATCGGCCTGGGCTACTACGGCACCCACACCCCGGGCGTCATCAAGCGCAACGTCCTGGAGAACCCGGCCTGGTACACGGCCTACACGCCGTACCAGCCCGAGATCAGCCAGGGCCGGCTCGAGGCCCTGCTCAACTTCCAGACCGTGGTCACCGACCTCACCGGCCTCGAGACCGCCAACGCGTCAATGCTCGACGAGGCCACGGCGGCCGCGGAGGCGATGACGCTCGCGCGCCGCTCGTCCAAATCCAAGTCCAACGTGTACGCCGTGGACGGCGACACCCTGCCGCAGAGCGTCGACGTCATCCGTACGCGGGCCGAGCCGCTCGGCATCGAGGTTCGGGTCGTCGACATCGAGCGGGAGCTGGACTTCGAGTACTTCGGCCTGCACGTGCAGTATCCGGGAGCCTCGGGCGCCGTCCGGGACCATGCCGCCCTGATCCAGGCGGCCCATGCCCAGGGCGCGCTCGTCACCGTCGCCGCCGACCTGCTGGCCCTTGTCCTGCTGCGGGAGCCGGGCGCGATCGGCGCCGACATCGCCTGCGGCAGCGCGCAGCGGTTCGGCGTACCCATGGGCTTCGGCGGGCCGCACGCGGGCTATCTGGCGGTGCGCGCGGGACTGGAGCGCTCGCTGCCGGGGCGGCTCGTGGGCGTCTCGCGGGACGCGGACGGCAACCGGGCCTACCGACTGGCGTTGCAGACCCGCGAGCAGCACATCCGCCGCGAGAAGGCGACCAGCAACATCTGCACCGCGCAGGTCCTGCTCGCCGTGATGGCCAGCATGTACGCCGTCTACCACGGCCCGAACGGGCTGCGGGCGATCGCCCGCCACGCGCACGACAGCGCGACGCTGCTCGCGGCGGGGCTGCGCGACGGCGGGGTGGAGCTGGCGACCGGCCGATTCTTCGACACCGTGACCGCCGTCGTGCCGGGCCGGGCCGCCGAGGTGGTGACGGCCGCCGCCGAGAACGGCGTCAACCTGTGGGCGTTCGACGCCGACCGGGTCGGCATCGCCTGCGACGAGACCACCACCGCGGCGGACATCGCCGCCGTCTGGGCGGCCTTCGGCGTGTCCGGAGTGGACTCCGTCGAGACCGGCACCTTCGCATTCGCGCGGACCAGCGACTTCCTGACCCACCCCGTCTTCCGGACGCACCACTCGGAGACGGCGATGCTGCGCTACCTGCGCCGCCTGTCCGATCTGGACTACGCGCTCGACCGGGGCATGATCCCGCTCGGCTCCTGCACGATGAAGCTCAACGCCACCACCGAGATGGAGGCGGTGACCTGGCCCGAGTTCGCGAACGTCCACCCGTTCGCGCCGGCCGCCCAGACCGCCGGGTACGCCGAGCTGATCGGCTCGCTGGAGGACTGGCTGGCCGAGCTGACCGGGTACGACGCCGTCAGCGTCCAGCCGAACGCCGGTTCGCAGGGCGAACTCGCCGGCCTGCTGGCGATCCGGGCGTACCACCGGTCGCGGGGCGACCTGGACCGCGACGTCTGCCTGATCCCGTCCAGCGCGCACGGCACGAACGCCGCCAGCGCCGTGATGGCCGGCATGCGCGTGGTCGTGGTGGCCTGCGACGAGAACGGCAATGTGGACCTCGTCGACCTCGACCGCAAGCTCGCCGAGCACGCGGAGCGGCTGGCCGCCATCATGGTGACCTACCCGTCCACCCACGGCGTGTACGAGACGAGCATCGCCGAGCTGTGCGCGAAGGTGCACGACGCGGGCGGCCAGGTCTATGTGGACGGGGCCAACCTCAACGCGTTGGTCGGATTCGCCAAGCCTGGCAAGTTCGGGGCGGACGTGTCGCACCTGAACCTGCACAAGACGTTCTGCATCCCGCACGGCGGCGGCGGCCCCGGCGTCGGCCCGGTCGCCGTCCGGTCGCATCTGGCGGCGTACCTGCCGGGGCGGGGTGAGGAGGCCGTCAAGGCGATCTCGGCCGCCCCGCATGGTTCGGCTGGCATCCTGCCGATTCCGTGGGCGTACGTGCGGATGATGGGCCCGGACGGGCTCGCGTCGGCCACTGCGCACGCGGTGCTGGCCGCGAACTACGTCGCGGCCAAGCTGCGCGACCACTACCCGGTGCTCTACACCGGAAACAAGGGCCTGGTAGCCCACGAGTGCATCCTCGACCTGCGCCCGCTGACGAAGGCCACCGGCGTGTCCGTCGACGACGTGGCCAAGCGGCTCATCGACTACGGCTTCCACGCCCCGACGATGTCCTTCCCGGTCGCCGGGACGCTGATGGTCGAGCCGACCGAGAGCGAGGACCTGGGCGAGCTGGACCGGTTCGTGGACGCGATGGTCGCCATCCGGCGCGAGATCGACGCCGTCGCCGAGGGCGCCTGGCCGAAGGACGACAACCCGTTGGTCAACGCCCCGCATACGGCGGCGATGGTCAGCGGCGACGAGTGGACCCACGCGTACCCGCGTTCGGTCGCCGCGTACCCGGGCGGGATGGACCCGGTCGGCAAGTACTGGGCGCCGGTGCGGCGCATCGACGGGGCGTACGGCGACCGGAACCTGGTCTGCTCGTGCCCGCCGCCGGAGGCGTTCGCCTGA
- a CDS encoding YcxB family protein codes for MRIEFMVQPDAAEDLRLVRWEVRPVRIRLVANIIGGALIGIVAGGLGALAELGGLDWAWLVILPVVTLLARVPGVIRLERVIRRLASRRTAEQFRSFALTDEEIRVTTALGETAYRWPVVAAIVMLPGFYGLRTSDGVAAWIRRSALAPEQDAELGAFLAGRGLLVPVVPAA; via the coding sequence GTGCGGATCGAGTTCATGGTGCAGCCGGACGCCGCCGAGGATCTCCGGCTCGTCCGGTGGGAGGTGCGCCCCGTGCGCATCCGGCTGGTGGCCAACATCATCGGCGGAGCGCTCATCGGGATCGTGGCCGGCGGCCTGGGCGCCCTCGCCGAGCTGGGCGGCCTCGACTGGGCGTGGCTGGTCATCCTGCCCGTCGTCACCCTGCTGGCCCGGGTGCCCGGGGTCATCCGGCTGGAGCGGGTCATCCGGCGGCTGGCGAGCCGGCGCACGGCCGAGCAGTTCCGGTCGTTCGCGCTCACCGACGAGGAGATCCGGGTCACGACCGCGCTCGGCGAAACGGCGTACCGGTGGCCGGTGGTGGCCGCGATCGTCATGCTCCCGGGGTTCTACGGGCTGCGGACCTCCGACGGGGTGGCCGCGTGGATCCGGCGGAGCGCCCTCGCCCCCGAGCAGGACGCCGAGCTGGGGGCGTTCCTGGCCGGTCGCGGGCTGCTCGTCCCGGTCGTCCCGGCGGCCTGA
- the mgrA gene encoding L-glyceraldehyde 3-phosphate reductase, with the protein MTYTAASDRYDKMTYRRSGRSGLRLPAISLGLWHNFGAQRSYEVERDIVLRAFDLGVTHFDLANNYGPPPGTAEETFGRLLATDLAAYRDELVISTKAGYLMWPGPYGEWGSRKYLTASLDQSLRRMGLDYVDVFYSHRFDPDTPLEETMTALDAAVRAGKALYVGISSYKSEQTAQAAAILRELGTPLLIHQPSYSMINRWIEDDGLLDTLEEVGAGCIAFSPLAQGLLTDRYLNGVPADSRVATSVFLNESDLTPERLAQVSALNEIARGRGQSLAQLALAWALRDPRMTSLIIGASSVAQLEANVAALDNLEFTDAELAEIDKLL; encoded by the coding sequence GTGACCTACACCGCCGCTTCCGATCGTTACGACAAGATGACCTACCGCCGGTCCGGGCGCAGTGGCCTGCGGCTGCCCGCGATCTCCCTCGGCCTCTGGCACAACTTCGGGGCCCAGCGGTCCTACGAGGTCGAGCGTGACATCGTCCTGCGCGCCTTCGACCTGGGCGTGACCCACTTCGACCTGGCGAACAACTACGGCCCCCCGCCCGGCACCGCCGAGGAGACCTTCGGGCGGCTGCTGGCCACCGATCTGGCGGCGTACCGGGACGAGCTGGTGATCTCGACGAAGGCGGGCTACCTCATGTGGCCCGGCCCGTACGGCGAATGGGGTTCCCGCAAGTACCTGACGGCCTCCCTGGACCAGTCGCTGCGCCGGATGGGGCTCGACTACGTCGACGTCTTCTACAGCCACCGGTTCGACCCGGACACGCCGCTGGAGGAGACGATGACGGCGCTGGACGCGGCGGTCCGCGCCGGCAAGGCCCTCTACGTCGGCATCTCCTCGTACAAGTCGGAACAGACCGCTCAGGCGGCCGCCATCCTGCGCGAGCTGGGCACACCGCTGCTCATCCACCAGCCGTCGTACTCGATGATCAACCGCTGGATCGAGGACGACGGGCTGCTCGACACCCTGGAGGAGGTGGGCGCGGGCTGCATCGCGTTCTCGCCGCTCGCTCAGGGGCTGCTCACCGACCGCTACCTCAACGGCGTACCGGCCGACTCCCGGGTGGCCACCAGCGTCTTCCTGAACGAGAGCGACCTCACCCCGGAGCGCCTCGCTCAGGTCAGCGCGCTGAACGAGATCGCCCGTGGGCGCGGGCAGTCGCTGGCTCAGTTGGCCCTCGCCTGGGCGCTGCGCGACCCCCGGATGACCAGCCTGATCATCGGCGCGTCCAGCGTCGCCCAGCTGGAGGCGAACGTCGCCGCGCTGGACAACCTGGAGTTCACCGACGCCGAACTGGCCGAGATCGACAAACTCCTCTAA
- a CDS encoding SanA/YdcF family protein, producing MKIPWRTVRRGLLIAGLAGIVTVAASQLWIRGGARGHVYAESDVPARPVALVLGAQVDPNGSPSGFLTARLAEAKRLYDAGKVQAILVSGDHGEWRYDEPGHMQQWLLANGVPGTKVVPDYAGFDTYDSCQRAVRVFGVTAAIVVTQSFHIERAVTLCRQAGMDAVGVGDDSARQWRLQWDRATVREQGAYLKAMVDVVTRRDPVFLGPHETGVEKALAAPR from the coding sequence GTGAAGATCCCTTGGCGGACGGTCCGGCGCGGCCTGCTCATCGCGGGCCTGGCCGGGATCGTGACGGTGGCGGCGAGTCAGCTGTGGATCCGGGGCGGCGCCCGCGGCCACGTGTACGCGGAGAGCGACGTCCCGGCGCGGCCGGTGGCCCTGGTGCTGGGTGCGCAGGTCGACCCGAACGGCAGTCCGTCGGGCTTCCTGACGGCGCGGCTGGCGGAGGCCAAACGGCTCTACGACGCCGGCAAGGTCCAGGCGATCCTGGTCTCCGGCGATCACGGCGAATGGCGGTACGACGAGCCGGGCCACATGCAGCAGTGGCTGCTGGCCAACGGCGTCCCGGGGACGAAGGTGGTCCCTGACTACGCGGGCTTCGACACCTACGACTCGTGCCAGCGGGCCGTACGCGTCTTCGGCGTCACCGCCGCGATCGTCGTGACCCAGAGCTTCCACATCGAGCGGGCGGTGACCCTGTGCCGTCAGGCGGGGATGGACGCGGTGGGCGTCGGCGACGACAGCGCCCGGCAGTGGCGTCTCCAATGGGACCGGGCGACCGTCCGGGAGCAGGGTGCCTACCTGAAGGCGATGGTGGACGTGGTCACCCGTCGCGACCCGGTCTTCCTCGGCCCCCACGAGACCGGAGTGGAGAAGGCGCTCGCCGCACCGCGCTGA
- a CDS encoding mannosyltransferase family protein codes for MPDETLELEGAPPAVRAAIPAQAAEDAAPGETVGGEHAAPPPTGPSGRERWRQSFIVGFWTWLSGLALYAVVTFAAWVPFEGLAAKAGDPPDSVSVALDAWNRWDTTWYLIIADTGYHWDTRATAFWPLYPMTVRGANAVLPGGSFGAALAVSLVCCLAALVVTHRLAAEMMDERHARRAAFYLLAFPTGFYLVAAYNESMFIALAVGSLYCMRRGHWWIAGALAGLAGATRMAGILLGAAFLYEYLRQHGWSPRRIRWDALSIALVPSGLAAYMFYLQQSFGSATHFMQSQKAWFHDGYQAPWTTIGQVAKMIHDWTPMFSPDNFRNVANLATALLMIALLTLALVGPWKLDPADRYLVVFAALTLALPLISPIHSHYPLSSLWRYSLECTAAFFVLAKMGRNATFDKFFTMGAVGLQGAMIIVFLQNNFVA; via the coding sequence ATGCCCGACGAAACGCTGGAGTTGGAAGGCGCCCCGCCCGCCGTCCGCGCGGCGATCCCGGCTCAGGCCGCCGAGGACGCCGCGCCCGGGGAGACCGTAGGCGGTGAGCACGCCGCCCCGCCGCCCACCGGGCCGTCGGGCCGCGAGCGCTGGCGGCAGTCGTTCATCGTGGGGTTCTGGACCTGGTTGTCCGGTCTGGCGTTGTACGCCGTGGTCACCTTCGCGGCCTGGGTGCCGTTCGAAGGGCTGGCGGCGAAGGCCGGCGACCCGCCGGACAGCGTCTCGGTCGCGCTGGACGCGTGGAACCGGTGGGACACCACCTGGTACCTGATCATCGCCGACACGGGGTACCACTGGGACACCCGGGCGACTGCGTTCTGGCCGCTGTACCCGATGACCGTACGCGGAGCGAACGCGGTGCTGCCGGGCGGCTCGTTCGGGGCGGCGCTGGCGGTGTCGCTGGTGTGCTGCCTGGCCGCGCTCGTGGTCACGCACCGCCTCGCGGCCGAGATGATGGACGAGCGGCACGCCCGCCGGGCGGCCTTCTATCTGCTCGCCTTCCCGACCGGGTTCTACCTCGTGGCCGCGTACAACGAGTCGATGTTCATCGCCCTGGCGGTGGGCTCGCTCTACTGCATGCGCCGAGGGCACTGGTGGATCGCCGGTGCGCTGGCCGGGCTGGCCGGGGCGACTCGCATGGCCGGCATCCTCCTCGGCGCGGCCTTCCTCTACGAGTACCTGCGCCAGCACGGCTGGTCGCCGCGTCGCATCCGCTGGGACGCCCTGTCGATCGCGCTCGTGCCGTCCGGGCTGGCGGCGTACATGTTCTATCTGCAGCAGAGCTTCGGCAGCGCGACCCACTTCATGCAGTCGCAGAAGGCCTGGTTCCACGACGGCTACCAGGCGCCGTGGACGACCATCGGCCAGGTCGCGAAGATGATCCACGACTGGACGCCGATGTTCTCGCCGGACAACTTCCGCAACGTCGCCAACCTCGCGACCGCGCTGCTGATGATCGCGTTGCTGACGCTGGCCCTGGTGGGGCCGTGGAAACTCGATCCGGCCGACCGCTACCTGGTCGTCTTCGCCGCGCTGACCCTGGCGCTGCCGCTGATCAGTCCGATCCACTCGCATTACCCGCTCAGTTCACTGTGGCGCTACAGCCTGGAGTGCACGGCGGCGTTCTTCGTCCTGGCGAAGATGGGGCGCAACGCCACCTTCGACAAGTTCTTCACGATGGGCGCGGTCGGCCTGCAAGGCGCGATGATCATCGTGTTCCTGCAGAACAACTTCGTCGCCTGA